One stretch of Flavobacterium sp. 9 DNA includes these proteins:
- a CDS encoding phosphatidate cytidylyltransferase, which yields MNETLKRTISGAVYIALLLTSILFSTESFIILFGIFLIIATYEFCNLVNINKVASILFVTVFYSTVSLISFYRTETENYINKFLKDNIQITVDTDKLFSVLLIITLIVSIKCIFFLFDDTQNISKVSKYIYLIGYIMLPFLFITKISFGIKDYNPKIIIGLFVLIWTNDTFAYLVGKSMGKHKLFERISPKKTIEGFLGGVVFAAFAGFLISKLYIQPKPEFSSKSILIWMIIALIVSIFGTIGDLIESKFKRVAGVKDSGSIMPGHGGVLDRLDSVIFVAPIIFLFYQILYYVS from the coding sequence ATGAATGAAACACTCAAGAGAACCATTTCTGGTGCTGTTTATATCGCTTTATTACTAACTTCTATTCTGTTTTCGACAGAGAGTTTTATCATTCTTTTTGGTATTTTTCTAATTATTGCAACTTATGAGTTTTGCAATTTAGTTAACATCAATAAAGTTGCTTCTATTTTATTTGTTACAGTGTTTTACTCTACGGTTTCTTTAATTAGTTTTTACAGAACTGAAACAGAGAATTACATCAACAAATTTCTAAAAGATAATATCCAAATTACAGTTGATACAGATAAATTATTTTCTGTTTTACTTATAATCACTCTGATTGTCTCTATAAAATGTATTTTCTTTTTATTTGATGATACTCAAAACATTAGTAAAGTTTCAAAATACATCTATTTGATTGGGTATATCATGTTGCCTTTTCTTTTTATCACAAAAATTTCTTTCGGAATCAAAGATTACAATCCAAAAATTATTATTGGGTTATTTGTCTTAATCTGGACCAATGATACTTTTGCCTATCTGGTTGGGAAATCCATGGGTAAACACAAATTATTTGAACGTATTTCTCCTAAAAAAACAATAGAAGGCTTTCTTGGCGGAGTTGTTTTTGCTGCTTTTGCCGGTTTTTTAATATCAAAATTATACATACAGCCTAAACCTGAATTTAGCAGTAAATCGATCTTAATCTGGATGATAATTGCTTTAATTGTTAGCATCTTTGGAACTATTGGAGATTTGATCGAATCAAAATTCAAAAGAGTTGCAGGTGTAAAAGACAGTGGCTCGATAATGCCTGGCCACGGAGGTGTATTAGATCGACTAGATAGTGTTATATTTGTAGCACCAATTATATTTTTATTTTATCAAATTTTATATTATGTTTCATAA
- a CDS encoding lactate utilization protein B/C, with the protein MNFFKKIFGSSDAASDEENESEYAGNSIQDSHLSIDERFIFNFKKNGGKFLYCENKQEVAEQFENILEENDWFENEVLCYEPGLFHLLDENKLLYIAPTKPKFLLASCENLIADEGSILFSSKQIRQNKPNELPANIVIIATTSQILSIKSDGLSAIKRKYERDYPTNITTIKYFEKAKEEDFTQYGSVAKNLYLLLLEDL; encoded by the coding sequence ATGAATTTTTTCAAAAAAATATTTGGTTCAAGTGATGCCGCTTCTGACGAAGAGAATGAAAGCGAATATGCAGGCAATTCCATTCAGGATAGCCATTTGTCTATAGACGAAAGGTTCATTTTCAATTTTAAGAAAAACGGTGGAAAGTTTTTGTATTGTGAAAACAAACAAGAAGTAGCAGAACAATTTGAAAATATTTTAGAAGAAAATGATTGGTTCGAAAATGAAGTTCTTTGTTATGAACCTGGTCTTTTTCATTTATTAGATGAAAACAAGTTACTTTATATTGCACCAACAAAACCAAAATTCCTTTTAGCAAGTTGCGAAAATCTAATTGCTGATGAAGGTTCTATTTTGTTCTCTTCAAAACAAATTAGACAAAACAAACCAAACGAATTACCCGCAAATATTGTAATTATTGCTACAACAAGTCAGATCCTTTCTATAAAAAGTGATGGTTTAAGTGCCATTAAACGTAAATACGAAAGAGATTATCCTACTAACATTACCACAATAAAATATTTCGAAAAAGCGAAAGAAGAAGATTTTACACAATACGGAAGTGTTGCCAAGAATCTTTATTTATTGCTCTTAGAAGATCTTTAA
- the ftsH gene encoding ATP-dependent zinc metalloprotease FtsH — MAKDNNPNPSKFKISPWLIYTAILLVFLFISFATGGSSMSEPAQLKSSNIDNMLTKGEIKNVIIFNNKDAEIYLSDAGLKDPANKKVSKDMFDRPNKGPHYTTKFGDLKSFQEKLDRAKAEKKLIDYDFKEANNWTDILISLLPIIIIIGVWIFIMRKMSGGAGGGGGQIFNIGKSKAKLFDEKTDIKTTFKDVAGLEGAKEEIQEIVEFLKNPEKYTNLGGKIPKGALLVGPPGTGKTLLAKAVAGEAQVPFFSLSGSDFVEMFVGVGASRVRDLFKQAKEKSPAIIFIDEIDAVGRARGKSNMSGGNDERENTLNQLLTEMDGFGTNSNVIVLAATNRADVLDKALMRAGRFDRQIFVDLPDIRERAEIFAVHLAPIKKVEGLDLDFLAKQTPGFSGADIANVCNEAALIAARNNKTAVDKQDFLDAVDRIIGGLEKKNKIITPEEKRAIAIHEAGHATVSWMLEHAAPLIKVTIVPRGQSLGAAWYLPEERQIVRTDQMLDEMCATMGGRAAEKVTFDRISTGALSDLEKVTRQARAMVTIYGLNDKIGNVTYYDSTGQSEYNFSKPYSDETAKIIDKEISELIEGQYQRAIEILEENKDKLNQLADILIEKEVIFKDDLETIFGKRTFDKNLEEVVS; from the coding sequence ATGGCTAAAGATAATAATCCAAATCCGAGTAAATTTAAAATAAGTCCTTGGTTAATATACACTGCAATACTTTTAGTTTTTTTATTTATAAGTTTTGCAACAGGAGGATCAAGTATGAGCGAACCAGCTCAGCTTAAATCTTCTAACATTGACAATATGTTGACTAAAGGAGAAATTAAAAATGTTATTATTTTTAATAATAAAGATGCTGAAATTTACCTTTCTGACGCCGGACTTAAAGATCCTGCTAATAAAAAGGTATCTAAAGATATGTTTGACAGGCCAAATAAGGGACCACATTATACTACCAAGTTTGGTGATTTAAAATCTTTTCAGGAAAAACTTGACAGAGCTAAAGCCGAAAAGAAATTAATTGATTACGACTTTAAAGAGGCTAACAATTGGACTGATATTTTAATCAGCTTACTTCCTATCATCATTATTATTGGTGTATGGATTTTCATTATGCGTAAAATGTCAGGTGGCGCAGGTGGCGGTGGCGGACAAATTTTTAACATTGGAAAATCTAAAGCTAAATTATTTGACGAGAAAACTGATATCAAAACTACATTTAAGGATGTTGCAGGTTTAGAAGGTGCTAAAGAAGAAATACAAGAAATTGTAGAATTCTTGAAAAACCCTGAAAAATACACTAATCTTGGAGGTAAAATTCCAAAAGGAGCTTTACTTGTAGGTCCTCCGGGAACTGGTAAAACCTTGCTTGCAAAAGCGGTTGCAGGTGAAGCTCAGGTTCCTTTCTTCTCTTTGTCAGGTTCTGATTTCGTAGAGATGTTTGTAGGTGTTGGTGCTTCACGTGTTCGTGATTTATTCAAACAAGCTAAAGAAAAATCTCCTGCTATTATCTTTATCGATGAAATCGATGCTGTTGGTAGAGCAAGAGGAAAAAGCAATATGTCAGGCGGAAACGACGAGAGAGAAAATACATTGAACCAATTACTGACAGAAATGGACGGTTTTGGTACAAACTCAAACGTAATCGTTTTGGCTGCAACAAACAGAGCTGATGTTCTTGACAAAGCTTTAATGCGTGCTGGACGTTTTGACAGACAAATTTTTGTTGACTTACCGGACATTCGCGAAAGAGCTGAAATCTTTGCAGTACACTTAGCACCTATCAAAAAAGTTGAAGGTCTTGACCTTGATTTCTTAGCAAAACAAACTCCGGGATTCTCTGGTGCTGATATTGCAAACGTTTGTAACGAAGCTGCATTAATTGCCGCTCGTAATAACAAAACTGCAGTTGACAAACAAGATTTCCTAGATGCTGTCGATAGAATTATTGGTGGTCTTGAAAAGAAAAATAAAATTATTACTCCAGAAGAGAAAAGAGCAATCGCAATTCACGAAGCTGGTCACGCAACAGTAAGCTGGATGTTAGAGCACGCTGCACCACTTATTAAAGTAACTATTGTACCTCGTGGACAAAGTTTAGGAGCTGCTTGGTACTTACCAGAAGAAAGACAAATCGTAAGAACAGATCAAATGTTAGACGAAATGTGTGCAACAATGGGTGGAAGAGCTGCTGAAAAAGTAACTTTTGACAGAATTTCGACTGGCGCATTGAGCGATTTAGAAAAAGTTACACGTCAGGCGCGTGCAATGGTAACAATCTACGGTTTGAATGATAAAATTGGAAATGTTACTTATTACGATTCAACAGGACAAAGTGAATACAACTTTTCTAAACCTTATTCTGATGAAACTGCAAAAATCATTGATAAAGAAATTTCAGAATTAATTGAAGGTCAATATCAAAGAGCAATTGAAATTTTAGAAGAAAACAAAGACAAGTTAAATCAGCTTGCTGATATACTAATTGAAAAAGAAGTTATTTTTAAAGATGACTTAGAAACAATTTTCGGAAAACGTACTTTTGATAAAAATTTAGAAGAAGTGGTTTCGTAA
- the rsfS gene encoding ribosome silencing factor, which produces MAKKTINNDVLLANIIKGIEEVKGNDIDILDLREIDTAVCDYFVICNGSSNTQVNAIVNSIQKTVSKDLKDKPWHVEGTDNAEWVLMDYVHIVVHVFQKHIREYYNIESLWGDAKITTIENKY; this is translated from the coding sequence ATGGCGAAAAAGACTATTAATAATGATGTTCTATTGGCGAACATAATCAAAGGGATTGAAGAAGTAAAAGGAAATGATATCGATATTCTTGACTTAAGAGAAATAGACACGGCTGTTTGTGACTATTTTGTAATTTGCAACGGAAGCTCTAATACCCAAGTTAACGCCATTGTAAACTCAATTCAAAAAACAGTATCCAAAGATTTAAAAGACAAACCTTGGCACGTAGAAGGAACCGATAATGCAGAATGGGTTCTAATGGATTATGTGCATATCGTAGTACATGTTTTCCAGAAACACATTCGTGAATACTATAATATCGAAAGCCTTTGGGGTGACGCCAAAATTACTACAATCGAAAACAAATACTAA
- a CDS encoding biotin--[acetyl-CoA-carboxylase] ligase gives MKLIKLDAIDSTNDFLKSLSSQDELDNFTVVTAENQTKGKGQMGAKWQSESGKNLIMSALVKDFLYDNEQFFNLSIVVSLAVIEVLKTLNISDLSIKWPNDIMSYNKKIGGILIENTIKSDGRIVSVVGLGLNVNQTNFDQLPNASSLSVIAGHSFDKDALPVLIIEKMKEKIELWNTNSEDFWTTYFDTLFRKGVPMPFKNLNSENSGQNFMGIIQGVSSVGKIQILLEDDSVSEFDIKEVQMLY, from the coding sequence ATGAAACTAATCAAACTCGATGCCATAGATTCAACAAATGATTTCTTAAAATCATTGTCAAGCCAAGATGAGCTTGATAATTTCACTGTCGTAACGGCTGAAAATCAGACAAAAGGAAAGGGACAGATGGGAGCGAAGTGGCAGTCGGAATCAGGTAAAAACTTAATTATGAGTGCCTTGGTTAAGGATTTTTTATATGATAATGAACAATTTTTTAACCTGAGTATAGTAGTTTCATTAGCTGTAATTGAGGTATTAAAAACGTTAAATATTTCTGATTTAAGTATAAAATGGCCAAACGACATTATGTCATACAATAAAAAAATTGGTGGCATACTAATCGAAAATACCATAAAAAGTGATGGCAGGATCGTGTCAGTTGTCGGATTAGGACTAAATGTCAATCAAACTAATTTTGATCAATTGCCAAATGCTTCTTCCTTGTCAGTTATCGCAGGACATTCTTTTGATAAAGATGCTTTGCCTGTTTTAATTATCGAAAAAATGAAAGAAAAAATCGAATTATGGAACACTAATTCAGAGGATTTCTGGACAACTTACTTTGATACTTTATTCCGAAAAGGCGTTCCAATGCCTTTCAAAAATCTCAATTCTGAAAACTCAGGACAGAATTTTATGGGAATTATTCAAGGTGTTTCTTCCGTTGGAAAAATTCAAATTTTGCTTGAAGATGATTCTGTTTCAGAATTTGACATTAAAGAAGTTCAGATGCTTTATTAA